One window of Nymphaea colorata isolate Beijing-Zhang1983 chromosome 1, ASM883128v2, whole genome shotgun sequence genomic DNA carries:
- the LOC116250669 gene encoding putative pentatricopeptide repeat-containing protein At5g52630 encodes MFPIPSVSVNDESKIARPNFLSLSSSKINHQAPQPVPPLPSPQQHRTLPPISISSAEKTYRNFCHLLQSFVPVRSLSKGQQIHAHAVKAGLQSVILLANHLINLYAKCDHIGDAQKLFDEMHQRVPATWSSLISGYAQNGLPEHALDCFRGMHRAHMFANEYTLASAAKACGAAGDAFHYGCSLHSLAVKTGFHLNVFVGSALVDMYSKHGDVGNAHRLFEDMPERNVVTWSGMIAGYVQNGLEEAALLLFKQVLNEEGMSPNDFTFSCLIRACGVTTALSLGMQLHSLCVKSSFDSSNFVGSSLVGLYSKCGMFHDARQVFNEMPERNVGAWNSILIACSQHGHTEEAFRLLDGMKAEGFQPNFITFLCILSACSHRGLVDTGEYFFGVMESVFGVEPNPEHYTCMVDMYARAGRLDEALGLIDRMPFKATESVWGALLAGCRMHGDTERAHFAAEKLFQMGSRNSGTHVLLVNAYTTAGKWKEAALVRKAMRDEGVKKEVGLSWVAVGNKVHTFVADDKSHVQTPEIYAKLEELDSEIRKAGYVGIKGFASTDEVKERVVGYHSERLAVAFGLISIKGSMPIRVMKNLRVCTDCHEAMKLVSKCTDRVIILRDNNRFHHFEHGLCSCGDYW; translated from the coding sequence ATGTTCCCAATTCCTTCAGTATCCGTCAACGACGAGTCCAAGATCGCCAGGCCAAATTTCCTCTCTCTATCATCATCGAAAATCAACCACCAAGCCCCCCAACCCGTGCCTCCATTGCCATCTCCACAGCAACACCGCACCCTTCCTCCCATTTCAATCTCCAGTGCAGAGAAGACTTACAGGAACTTTTGCCACCTTCTTCAATCCTTTGTTCCCGTCAGGTCCCTAAGCAAAGGACAACAGATCCACGCTCATGCCGTGAAGGCTGGGCTGCAGTCTGTGATCTTGCTGGCCAATCATTTGATTAATTTGTATGCCAAATGCGACCACATAGGAGACGCGCAGAAGTTGTTCGACGAAATGCATCAACGAGTCCCGGCAACCTGGAGCTCGTTGATCTCTGGATATGCGCAGAACGGGCTTCCGGAGCATGCGCTTGACTGTTTCCGTGGCATGCATCGGGCCCATATGTTTGCCAACGAGTACACGCTTGCCAGTGCTGCAAAGGCCTGTGGGGCAGCGGGTGATGCGTTCCACTATGGATGCTCGCTCCATTCTCTTGCTGTAAAGACTGGGTTCCACTTGAATGTGTTTGTGGGGAGTGCCTTAGTTGACATGTACTCCAAGCACGGCGATGTTGGGAATGCCCACAGGCTGTTTGAAGACATGCCTGAGAGGAATGTTGTGACTTGGAGTGGCATGATTGCTGGATATGTGCAGAATGGATTGGAGGAGGCGGCACTGCTCCTTTTTAAGCAGGTCTTGAATGAGGAGGGTATGAGTCCCAATGATTTTACCTTCTCATGTCTAATCCGTGCCTGTGGGGTCACGACGGCTCTTAGTTTGGGCATGCAGTTGCATTCCTTATGCGTTAAGTCGAGCTTTGACTCATCAAATTTCGTAGGCAGTTCACTGGTGGGCCTCTACTCAAAATGTGGCATGTTTCATGATGCTCGACAAGTGTTTAACGAGATGCCCGAGAGGAATGTTGGTGCATGGAACTCTATTCTTATTGCGTGTTCCCAGCATGGGCATACTGAGGAAGCTTTTAGATTGTTGGATGGAATGAAAGCAGAAGGTTTCCAGCCAAATTTCATTACCTTCCTTTGCATACTGTCTGCCTGCAGTCACAGGGGGCTGGTTGATACTGGCGAGTACTTCTTTGGTGTAATGGAGAGCGTATTTGGGGTCGAACCAAACCCCGAGCATTATACTTGCATGGTTGATATGTATGCTCGAGCTGGTAGGCTTGATGAAGCTCTTGGTCTAATTGACAGAATGCCCTTCAAAGCAACTGAATCTGTTTGGGGGGCATTGCTCGCTGGATGCCGTATGCATGGGGATACTGAAAGGGCGCATTTCGCAGCAGAGAAACTCTTCCAGATGGGGTCAAGGAACTCTGGCACGCATGTCTTGCTTGTGAATGCATATACAACTGCAGGGAAGTGGAAGGAAGCTGCGTTGGTTAGGAAGGCAATGAGAGACGAAGGAGTGAAGAAGGAGGTTGGGTTGAGTTGGGTAGCAGTTGGGAACAAAGTTCACACATTCGTGGCAGATGATAAATCCCACGTGCAAACACCGGAGATTTATGCTAAGCTAGAGGAATTGGACAGTGAAATTAGGAAAGCTGGTTATGTTGGTATCAAGGGGTTCGCATCAACAGATGAAGTGAAGGAGAGGGTGGTTGGTTACCACAGTGAGAGGCTAGCAGTTGCATTTGGGCTTATCAGTATCAAAGGTTCAATGCCTATAAGGGTGATGAAAAATTTGCGGGTGTGCACAGATTGTCATGAGGCCATGAAGTTGGTTTCAAAGTGCACAGACAGGGTAATTATACTCAGAGACAACAATCGTTTCCATCACTTTGAACATGGTCTGTGCTCCTGTGGTGATTACTGGTGA